A region of Deltaproteobacteria bacterium DNA encodes the following proteins:
- a CDS encoding serine protein kinase, giving the protein MDMTNEFENLIQKDRDRHQARAWRGNLLGYLEKLRNDPPIARLAHARMYDLLVKAGVRDIHDDDDPHVKRLYKDESIKVYDFFSDEFFGIEKTVAQIVRYFHAASLKGEESRQVLYLMGPVGSGKSSLVEKLHRGLEEAEPFCAIEGCPMHEEPLHLVPRHLRKEFEKMLGVHIEGDLCPVCRFRLRDEFAGKYEEFPVHTVEFSKRARIGIGVVPPVDPNNQDTSVLIGSEDISKLDLYSEGDPRVLELNGALNVGNRGLVEFIEVFKNEIEYLHCMITATQEKVVPAPGRHGLVYVDTVIVAHSNEAEWQKFKGDHTNEAILDRIVVVRVPYNLRLSEEVKIYQKIIRNSDFRAHVAPHTLEIASMFAILSRLEPTNKCDLVTKLKLYNGEEVVEKGRTKKVDVHELREATKREGMNGISTRFIMKALDNALSDNTAGNCINPINVREALINMVKEAELSDDARKQYLELLQDTLHKEYLELLEKEITRAFVYSYQEQAENLFQNYLDHAEAYVNKTKVKDRNTKEELTPDEPFMKSIEEQIAIIGSAADGFRQEVISFLWAANRRGEKIEYRSYEPLKEAIEKKLITSVRDLSRVITKARMRDEEQTEKYNTMVKNLLEHGYCASCVDVILKYAANNLWKD; this is encoded by the coding sequence ATGGATATGACCAATGAATTTGAAAACCTGATTCAAAAAGATCGCGACCGCCATCAAGCGCGCGCTTGGCGCGGCAACCTGCTCGGCTACCTGGAAAAGCTGCGCAACGATCCGCCCATCGCCCGCTTGGCCCACGCGCGCATGTACGATCTGCTGGTCAAAGCCGGCGTGCGCGACATCCACGACGACGACGATCCCCATGTGAAGCGGCTCTATAAGGACGAGTCGATCAAGGTCTACGACTTTTTCTCCGATGAATTTTTCGGCATCGAAAAGACCGTAGCTCAGATCGTCCGCTATTTTCACGCCGCATCGCTCAAAGGCGAAGAGAGCCGCCAGGTGCTCTATTTGATGGGCCCCGTGGGCTCGGGCAAAAGCTCGCTCGTGGAAAAACTCCACCGCGGCCTTGAAGAAGCCGAGCCGTTCTGTGCCATCGAAGGCTGCCCGATGCACGAAGAGCCGCTACACTTGGTTCCGCGCCACCTGCGCAAGGAGTTCGAAAAAATGCTCGGCGTGCACATCGAGGGCGACCTTTGCCCGGTCTGCCGCTTCCGCCTGCGCGACGAGTTCGCCGGCAAATACGAAGAATTCCCCGTGCACACGGTGGAATTTTCCAAGCGCGCCCGCATCGGCATCGGCGTGGTGCCGCCCGTCGATCCCAACAACCAGGACACCTCCGTGTTGATCGGCAGCGAAGACATCTCCAAGCTCGATCTCTACTCCGAGGGCGATCCGCGGGTGTTAGAGTTGAACGGCGCGCTCAACGTCGGCAACCGCGGCTTAGTCGAGTTCATCGAAGTGTTCAAGAACGAGATCGAGTACCTCCACTGTATGATCACGGCGACCCAGGAAAAGGTTGTCCCCGCGCCCGGCCGCCACGGTTTGGTCTACGTCGACACTGTCATCGTCGCCCATTCCAACGAAGCTGAGTGGCAAAAATTCAAAGGCGATCACACCAACGAAGCGATCCTCGACCGCATCGTCGTCGTCCGCGTGCCCTACAATCTGCGTCTCTCCGAGGAAGTGAAAATTTACCAGAAGATCATCCGCAACTCGGATTTCCGCGCCCATGTCGCGCCGCACACGCTGGAAATAGCTTCCATGTTCGCGATCCTGTCGCGGCTCGAGCCCACCAACAAGTGCGACCTGGTGACCAAACTGAAGCTCTACAACGGTGAAGAAGTCGTGGAGAAGGGGCGCACCAAGAAAGTCGATGTGCACGAGCTGCGTGAGGCGACCAAACGCGAGGGCATGAACGGAATTTCGACGCGCTTCATCATGAAAGCACTCGACAACGCGCTCTCGGACAACACTGCCGGCAACTGCATCAACCCGATCAACGTGCGCGAAGCGCTCATCAACATGGTCAAGGAAGCCGAGCTCTCCGACGACGCTCGCAAGCAATACCTCGAGCTGCTGCAGGACACCCTGCACAAGGAATATCTCGAGCTCTTGGAGAAAGAGATCACTCGGGCGTTTGTTTACTCCTACCAGGAGCAGGCGGAGAATCTGTTTCAAAACTATCTCGATCACGCCGAAGCGTACGTCAACAAAACCAAAGTCAAAGACCGCAACACCAAGGAAGAGCTAACGCCCGACGAACCGTTCATGAAATCGATTGAAGAACAGATCGCCATCATCGGTTCCGCCGCCGACGGCTTCCGCCAGGAAGTCATCTCCTTCCTGTGGGCCGCCAACCGGCGCGGCGAGAAGATCGAGTACCGCAGCTACGAACCGCTCAAAGAGGCCATCGAAAAGAAATTGATCACCTCGGTGCGCGACTTGAGCCGGGTCATCACCAAGGCGAGAATGCGCGACGAGGAACAAACCGAAAAGTACAACACCATGGTGAAGAATCTGCTGGAGCACGGCTATTGTGCCAGCTGCGTTGACGTCATTCTTAAGTACGCGGCCAACAACCTGTGGAAGGACTAA
- a CDS encoding GAF domain-containing protein → MQQQARQQWSVLAIIGFSALVLLGSSLAASIRAINNPFPGFFVHENLTVGPYFLPSWSGQKAGIQSLDRVVAVNGAPLERRADLYEQVQKAPAGTLFRYTVERHHKTVDLTVATMRLAFSDWFLIFGVYLVMGLAFLVIGVAPYYYRASSPAALPLCFMVIAVFVWFVATFDFMTLGALPKELRIFGLTLTPSAAIHLAWLLTSGQSMWRNHPVALVVLYALGLALGGLISTTFFGPLDLWFAAFRAGYLFTCFGALSFLFIVGTALRGSLSDLDRSRLRVMFVGALFGFLIPTVATVLTSSFQWRIPYNLALVPTVCFPLSVAYALLKYSLFDLGNALKIAVSRIALTVALLAIYVLVVHLLGPWAGMLTNDPLVPLFFSILVVLLFNPLLRRIETVVDRYVYRLDYDPVWVRNQTSLFLRSLAPAPELAEGYCEKLRAWMGLESVTLAYQPHSGEACLIAPAAEQDAAAAGATRLCHLLQQRNDIDGSAISRSEIATDPRFQNRREDWLASFAGLANELLVPVIFENQVRGLVAFGAKRSRREYNAEDVRLLTVLTDQLALSLENGRLYDESVQAYRKAEAANQKLIEMDRIKKDFVANICHEIRTPVSTIIGYGEILADKNFSGDANVILARLINKGQELASLMDNLMNFTRMENDGATAHLELVKLHEILAGLKMMTQRLIRERPIEVGIEIEPAIEAIESDGQKLQQILVELVTNALKFTKQGKVELAVRKTHEAGRDFVEIAVADTGPGIKAEDQELIFEDFRQLDGSSSRTYGGTGLGLGLCKKLAAALGGTIRLSSELGVGSVFSLLLPVKGNMPRADGKRLLPALG, encoded by the coding sequence ATGCAACAGCAGGCTCGGCAACAATGGAGCGTACTTGCGATCATTGGGTTCAGTGCGCTGGTCTTACTCGGCAGTTCATTGGCGGCTTCCATCCGGGCGATCAATAATCCTTTCCCGGGATTTTTTGTCCACGAAAACCTGACCGTCGGGCCGTATTTTCTGCCGAGCTGGAGCGGCCAGAAGGCCGGCATCCAATCGCTCGATCGCGTCGTGGCGGTCAACGGTGCGCCGCTTGAGCGGCGCGCCGACTTGTATGAGCAAGTGCAAAAAGCGCCGGCGGGGACGCTGTTTCGCTACACGGTGGAGCGCCACCACAAGACCGTCGACCTGACGGTGGCAACCATGCGGCTAGCCTTCAGCGACTGGTTTTTGATCTTTGGCGTTTACCTGGTCATGGGCCTGGCTTTTCTAGTCATCGGTGTGGCTCCTTACTATTACCGCGCCTCATCGCCGGCGGCGCTGCCGCTTTGCTTCATGGTGATCGCGGTCTTTGTTTGGTTCGTGGCCACCTTCGATTTCATGACGTTGGGAGCGTTGCCGAAAGAGTTGCGTATCTTCGGTTTGACCTTGACGCCCAGCGCGGCGATCCACCTTGCTTGGTTGCTGACCAGTGGCCAATCGATGTGGCGCAATCATCCGGTGGCGCTGGTGGTGCTCTATGCGCTGGGGCTGGCGCTAGGCGGCCTCATCAGTACGACTTTCTTCGGCCCCCTCGATCTTTGGTTTGCGGCGTTTCGCGCCGGTTACCTTTTTACCTGTTTTGGTGCACTGAGTTTCTTATTTATCGTCGGCACGGCGCTGCGCGGTAGCTTGAGCGATCTCGATCGTTCGCGCTTGCGCGTGATGTTCGTGGGCGCGCTGTTTGGCTTTCTTATTCCCACCGTGGCGACAGTTTTGACCAGCTCTTTTCAGTGGCGCATCCCCTATAATTTGGCGTTGGTGCCAACGGTGTGTTTCCCGCTGTCGGTGGCCTATGCGCTGCTCAAATATAGCCTTTTCGATTTGGGCAACGCTTTGAAGATCGCCGTCAGTCGGATCGCCCTGACCGTCGCTTTGCTAGCGATCTACGTCCTGGTGGTTCACCTGTTGGGGCCCTGGGCGGGCATGCTCACCAACGATCCGTTGGTGCCGCTGTTTTTTTCCATTCTCGTCGTGCTGCTCTTCAACCCGTTGCTGCGCCGCATCGAGACGGTCGTCGATCGCTACGTTTATCGGCTCGACTACGACCCTGTCTGGGTGCGTAACCAAACCAGTCTGTTCCTGCGCTCCCTCGCGCCGGCGCCGGAGTTGGCCGAAGGCTACTGCGAAAAACTCAGGGCGTGGATGGGGTTGGAAAGCGTGACGCTCGCCTATCAACCACACAGCGGCGAAGCGTGCCTCATCGCACCGGCGGCCGAGCAGGACGCCGCGGCGGCTGGCGCCACACGTTTATGTCATCTGTTGCAGCAACGCAACGATATCGACGGCAGCGCGATCTCGCGCAGCGAGATCGCCACCGATCCACGTTTTCAAAATCGGCGCGAGGATTGGTTGGCAAGCTTCGCTGGCTTGGCCAACGAGCTCTTGGTCCCGGTGATTTTTGAGAACCAGGTGCGCGGCTTGGTCGCCTTTGGCGCCAAGCGCTCGAGGCGCGAGTACAACGCCGAAGACGTCCGGCTGCTCACCGTCTTGACGGATCAGCTGGCGCTCTCGTTGGAAAACGGCCGCCTCTATGACGAGTCGGTGCAGGCCTACCGCAAGGCCGAAGCGGCCAACCAGAAACTGATCGAGATGGACCGCATCAAAAAAGACTTCGTCGCCAACATCTGTCACGAGATCCGCACGCCGGTGAGCACGATCATCGGTTACGGTGAAATCCTGGCCGACAAAAATTTCAGCGGCGACGCCAATGTAATTCTGGCGCGGCTGATCAACAAAGGCCAGGAGTTAGCCAGCTTGATGGATAACCTGATGAACTTTACGCGCATGGAAAACGATGGCGCGACCGCGCACCTTGAGCTGGTCAAGCTGCACGAAATCTTGGCTGGACTAAAAATGATGACGCAACGGCTGATCCGGGAGCGTCCCATCGAAGTCGGCATCGAGATCGAGCCCGCCATTGAAGCCATCGAGAGCGACGGTCAGAAGCTGCAGCAAATCTTGGTCGAGCTGGTGACCAATGCGCTCAAGTTTACCAAGCAAGGCAAGGTCGAACTGGCAGTGCGCAAGACCCATGAAGCTGGGCGCGATTTCGTCGAGATCGCCGTGGCCGATACCGGGCCGGGCATCAAGGCGGAAGACCAGGAGCTGATTTTCGAAGACTTTCGCCAGCTCGATGGCTCATCGAGCCGGACCTATGGCGGCACCGGGCTTGGTTTGGGCTTGTGCAAGAAACTCGCCGCGGCACTCGGCGGCACGATTCGCCTGTCGAGTGAGCTCGGTGTCGGCAGCGTTTTTAGTCTACTGCTGCCGGTAAAAGGAAATATGCCGCGCGCCGATGGCAAACGCTTGCTGCCGGCGCTTGGATAA
- a CDS encoding VOC family protein, translated as MDHELRDPDGNRIGLLSRAFDTAYKQTPVPIRHVALFTPNPQRLANFYCQLFDMTVVDKTDRSSMFVSDGEINLALLYQRKEEPIGFNHFGFHVKSNEEMQARAERAGVSKGAARPSRIPFAEYRVHDPEGNGIDISQKGLEAASMNRFQSFQGSSHRKRLCSARVFGDE; from the coding sequence ATCGACCATGAGCTGCGCGATCCCGACGGCAACCGAATCGGTTTGTTGTCGCGCGCCTTTGACACGGCTTACAAGCAAACTCCGGTGCCGATCCGCCATGTGGCGTTGTTCACGCCCAATCCGCAACGCTTGGCGAATTTTTATTGCCAGCTGTTCGATATGACCGTGGTCGATAAGACCGACCGCTCGTCGATGTTTGTCTCTGACGGTGAGATCAATTTGGCGCTTTTATACCAACGCAAAGAAGAGCCCATCGGGTTTAACCATTTCGGCTTTCACGTGAAGAGCAACGAAGAGATGCAGGCGCGCGCCGAACGGGCTGGTGTTTCTAAAGGAGCCGCGCGCCCCTCGCGCATTCCGTTCGCCGAGTATCGCGTGCACGATCCCGAGGGAAACGGCATCGATATTTCGCAAAAAGGGCTGGAAGCTGCGAGTATGAACCGGTTCCAATCGTTCCAGGGTTCCAGCCATCGGAAGCGGCTCTGCAGCGCCAGAGTATTTGGTGATGAATAG
- a CDS encoding ferritin-like domain-containing protein produces MNSSEFLQAILVPVHEFCRSLDGNPPAYSYIPLKSDEERIRVMQSRLFNELRAADLFGTWLRTTPEFDVKAKLAESAHEEMVHAELLANRIRDLGAEPFDYKPLPAQMAMFNALEALTDTCERIAGFSLAGETVANYLIEMCLKSPDVPEWIKQPYRRITEDEAGHGSVPQGFLKRYAITEERQERCRRAVAMRMGLFREYLASLDRWAMGRDRW; encoded by the coding sequence ATGAATAGCAGCGAATTTCTCCAAGCGATTTTAGTGCCGGTGCACGAGTTCTGCCGGTCGCTCGACGGCAATCCGCCGGCCTATAGCTACATCCCGCTCAAGAGCGATGAAGAGCGCATTCGGGTGATGCAAAGCCGCTTGTTTAACGAGCTGCGCGCGGCGGACTTGTTCGGCACTTGGCTCCGGACAACGCCGGAGTTCGATGTGAAGGCGAAGCTGGCCGAATCGGCCCATGAAGAGATGGTTCACGCCGAGCTTTTGGCCAATCGGATTCGCGACCTCGGCGCCGAGCCTTTTGATTATAAACCGCTGCCGGCGCAGATGGCGATGTTCAATGCCTTGGAAGCGTTGACTGACACGTGTGAGCGCATCGCTGGGTTTTCGCTGGCCGGTGAAACCGTGGCGAATTATCTGATCGAGATGTGTCTAAAATCGCCGGACGTTCCCGAGTGGATCAAGCAGCCCTATCGCCGCATCACCGAAGACGAAGCCGGCCACGGCAGCGTGCCCCAAGGTTTTCTCAAGCGCTACGCGATCACGGAAGAACGCCAAGAGCGCTGCCGGCGCGCGGTGGCGATGCGCATGGGGTTGTTCCGTGAATATCTCGCAAGCTTAGACCGTTGGGCGATGGGCCGGGATCGCTGGTGA